One Mycolicibacterium goodii genomic region harbors:
- a CDS encoding WS/DGAT/MGAT family O-acyltransferase: MDRLSALDVAFLEAEDADRNVSLAIGVLSILEGSPPADRVLLGSVYNRLLSIPRFTQIVDRQPLDLSAPQWVEAHEFSVAHHVRRTAVPQPGDDAALFGVVADIMERRLDRSRPLWECWIIEGLPSDQWAILMKIHHCIADGIAVAQLLSYLSDEGTVDSFTSDIDAAKQSAPQKHQPFEFTLNPVRLIRSAIETTASVGSEVVRVAEGALQIATGLLDPHSLPLRGRVSDLRRYASTQVSLSDVGRICHAYDVTINDVALAAITDSFRAAMIRRGERPGPRSLRTLVPVSVRSSDAAGQVDNRVSLMLPCLPVDIRDPVEQLLTVHQRMENAKRTGQRQAGSVFVSAVNSLPSGITTLLVRAAVRMPQQSVVTLATNVPGPRKHLELLGHRVVRVVPIPPIALGLRTGVAILSYADDLVFGITADFDAIPDVEVLAEDIGRAVVRLAATADLPTRRTPSAILTLVTTPR, translated from the coding sequence ATGGACCGATTGAGCGCGCTGGACGTCGCGTTCCTTGAGGCCGAGGACGCCGACCGTAACGTCAGTCTCGCCATAGGCGTGCTGTCGATACTCGAGGGTTCACCGCCCGCCGACCGCGTACTCCTGGGCAGCGTCTACAACCGACTTCTGTCGATCCCCCGATTCACCCAGATTGTCGACCGTCAACCGCTCGACCTCTCGGCTCCGCAGTGGGTCGAGGCCCACGAGTTCAGCGTCGCGCACCACGTTCGGCGCACCGCCGTGCCGCAACCCGGTGACGACGCCGCGCTGTTCGGCGTGGTCGCCGACATCATGGAACGCCGGCTCGACAGGTCTCGCCCGCTGTGGGAATGCTGGATCATCGAGGGACTGCCGTCGGACCAGTGGGCGATCCTGATGAAAATCCACCACTGCATCGCCGACGGCATCGCAGTCGCGCAGTTGTTGTCATATCTGTCCGACGAGGGCACCGTCGATTCGTTCACCTCCGACATCGATGCGGCCAAACAGAGTGCACCGCAGAAGCATCAGCCTTTCGAGTTCACCCTCAACCCCGTGCGGCTGATCCGCTCCGCGATCGAGACCACCGCGTCGGTGGGATCCGAGGTCGTACGGGTGGCCGAGGGCGCGCTCCAGATCGCCACCGGCCTTTTGGATCCCCACTCCCTGCCTCTGCGCGGACGGGTGTCCGATCTGCGCCGATACGCATCGACACAGGTGTCACTGAGCGACGTGGGCAGAATCTGCCACGCATACGACGTGACCATCAACGATGTCGCCCTCGCCGCGATCACCGACAGCTTCCGTGCCGCCATGATCCGCCGCGGCGAACGTCCTGGCCCACGTTCTCTGCGCACCCTGGTGCCCGTGTCGGTGCGCTCGAGCGACGCGGCCGGCCAGGTGGACAATCGCGTATCGCTCATGCTGCCGTGCCTGCCCGTGGACATCCGGGACCCGGTCGAACAGCTCCTCACTGTTCATCAACGCATGGAGAACGCCAAACGCACCGGGCAACGCCAAGCCGGCAGCGTCTTCGTCTCGGCGGTGAACTCGCTGCCGTCCGGGATCACGACACTGCTCGTGCGTGCGGCGGTCAGGATGCCCCAGCAGAGCGTGGTCACCTTGGCCACCAACGTTCCCGGTCCGCGCAAACACTTGGAACTGTTGGGACACCGAGTGGTTCGGGTGGTGCCGATCCCGCCGATCGCGCTCGGTCTCCGCACCGGTGTCGCCATCCTGAGCTACGCCGACGATCTCGTCTTCGGGATCACCGCGGACTTCGACGCCATTCCCGACGTCGAAGTCCTCGCCGAGGACATTGGGCGTGCCGTGGTGCGCCTGGCCGCGACCGCCGACCTTCCCACCCGGCGCACCCCCAGCGCCATCCTCACGCTCGTCACCACCCCAAGGTGA
- a CDS encoding erythromycin esterase family protein: MRSAAMRRVPRKVFRDRREAGRTLAGLLSAYRDRRDVVVLGLARGGVPVAWEVAAALHAPLDAFIVRKLGAPGHEEFAVGALASGGRVVVNDDVIRALRMSPQQLRDITEREARELIRRESAYRAGRAPIDVTGKTVILVDDGLATGASMLAAVHALRENDPRHIVVAVPAAPESTCREFASIVDDVVCASMPTPFLAVGDSFWDFTQVSDEEVREYLATPTTGAAVTRLITEATPAEVLDREAIDSRGGVPPFEALDEIIGDARIVLIGESSHGTHEFYEARARISKWLIAEKGFCAVAAEADWPDAYRVNRYVQGHSSDGSAEEALRGFERFPAWMWRNVVVRDFVQWLRRHNEGLSPDRPRTGFYGLDLYSLHRSMHEVIGYLDKVDPQAAARARDRYACFDHTSPDDGQAYGYAAAFGAGLSCEREAIEQLVDMQRNALSHARRDGLMASDEQFYAQQNALTVRNAEEYYRSMFSGRVTSWNLRDRHMAQTLEALLTHLNRENERPDARIIVWAHNSHVGDARATEVAADGQLTLGQLVRERYDEAVRLVGMTTYTGTVTAATEWGGVAERKAVRPALDGSLEELMHETSRPAFLVSPLISRGAVEPLSTVRLSRAIGVIYQPATERDSHYYHVRPAEQFDAIIHIDHTRALEPLELDSAWVAGETPETYPSGL; encoded by the coding sequence ATGAGAAGCGCAGCGATGCGTAGGGTGCCCCGGAAAGTGTTCCGTGATCGCCGCGAGGCCGGCCGCACCCTCGCCGGTCTTCTGAGCGCGTATCGCGATCGGCGAGACGTCGTCGTCCTCGGTCTGGCCCGTGGTGGTGTCCCCGTCGCCTGGGAGGTCGCGGCCGCCCTCCACGCTCCGCTGGACGCCTTCATCGTGCGGAAGCTGGGCGCGCCCGGTCATGAGGAATTCGCTGTGGGTGCGCTGGCCAGCGGCGGGCGCGTGGTGGTCAACGACGACGTCATCCGCGCACTGCGCATGAGCCCGCAACAACTGCGTGACATCACCGAACGCGAAGCGCGAGAACTCATCCGGCGCGAGTCGGCGTACCGGGCAGGCCGGGCACCCATCGACGTCACGGGTAAGACCGTGATCCTGGTCGACGACGGACTCGCCACGGGCGCGAGCATGTTGGCGGCGGTGCATGCCCTGCGCGAGAACGACCCACGGCACATCGTGGTAGCGGTGCCTGCCGCACCCGAATCCACCTGCCGCGAGTTCGCGAGCATCGTCGACGACGTCGTGTGTGCCTCCATGCCCACCCCGTTCCTGGCCGTGGGTGACTCATTCTGGGATTTCACTCAGGTGAGCGACGAAGAGGTCCGCGAGTACCTCGCCACGCCCACCACCGGGGCGGCCGTCACGCGGTTGATCACCGAAGCCACCCCCGCGGAGGTGCTCGACAGGGAAGCGATCGACTCGCGTGGGGGAGTCCCTCCGTTCGAGGCGCTCGACGAGATCATCGGCGACGCGCGGATCGTGCTGATCGGCGAAAGCTCGCACGGGACGCACGAGTTCTATGAGGCACGTGCCCGCATATCCAAGTGGCTGATCGCCGAGAAGGGTTTCTGCGCGGTCGCTGCCGAGGCCGACTGGCCGGATGCCTACCGTGTCAATCGGTATGTCCAAGGGCACAGTTCGGACGGATCGGCCGAAGAGGCCTTGCGCGGGTTCGAACGCTTTCCGGCGTGGATGTGGCGCAACGTCGTCGTTCGGGACTTCGTGCAGTGGCTCCGCCGGCACAACGAAGGGTTGTCACCGGACCGACCGCGCACGGGGTTCTACGGCCTCGACCTGTACAGCCTGCACAGATCGATGCACGAGGTGATCGGCTACCTGGACAAGGTCGATCCGCAGGCAGCCGCCAGGGCACGAGATCGGTACGCCTGCTTCGACCACACGTCACCCGACGACGGCCAGGCCTACGGGTATGCCGCAGCATTCGGAGCGGGCCTGTCGTGCGAACGGGAGGCGATAGAACAACTCGTGGACATGCAGCGCAACGCGCTCAGCCACGCCCGCCGCGACGGTCTCATGGCATCCGACGAGCAGTTCTACGCTCAGCAGAACGCGTTGACCGTCCGCAATGCCGAGGAGTACTACCGTTCGATGTTCAGCGGGCGGGTGACATCGTGGAACCTCCGCGACCGTCACATGGCGCAGACGCTGGAGGCTCTTCTGACCCATCTGAACCGCGAGAACGAGCGGCCGGATGCTCGAATCATCGTGTGGGCACACAATTCTCACGTCGGCGACGCGCGTGCCACCGAGGTCGCGGCCGACGGCCAGCTCACCTTGGGTCAACTCGTCCGCGAACGTTACGACGAGGCCGTGCGCCTGGTCGGGATGACCACGTACACCGGTACGGTCACCGCGGCAACGGAATGGGGCGGTGTCGCCGAGCGGAAGGCTGTCCGGCCCGCACTCGACGGAAGTCTGGAAGAACTCATGCACGAGACAAGCAGGCCCGCATTCCTGGTGTCTCCGTTGATCAGTCGCGGTGCTGTGGAGCCGTTGAGCACCGTTCGTCTGAGCCGGGCCATCGGTGTAATCTACCAACCTGCCACGGAACGAGACAGTCACTACTACCACGTCCGACCCGCAGAACAGTTCGATGCGATCATCCACATCGACCACACGAGGGCACTGGAACCGCTGGAACTCGACAGCGCCTGGGTGGCCGGTGAAACACCTGAGACCTACCCGAGCGGGCTGTGA
- a CDS encoding response regulator transcription factor yields MVTVFLVDDHELVRRGLIDLIRSDPDLEVIGEAGSVSEAMARIPALRPEVAVLDVRLPDGNGIELCRDLLSRLPGLRCLMLTSFTSDEATLDAILAGASGFVIKDIKGMELTHAIKEVAAGHSLLDNRAAAALMRRLRETASHSDPLTGLSAQERMLLELLGEGLTNKQIAERMFLAERTVKNYVSRLLAKLGMERRTQAAVFISKLDHGRHHDEEY; encoded by the coding sequence ATGGTGACAGTCTTTCTCGTCGATGATCACGAACTCGTCCGACGTGGCCTGATCGACCTCATCCGGTCCGATCCCGACTTGGAAGTGATCGGCGAGGCAGGCTCGGTGTCCGAGGCGATGGCGCGGATACCCGCGCTGCGACCCGAAGTCGCGGTCCTCGACGTTCGACTGCCCGATGGTAACGGCATCGAACTGTGTCGTGACCTGTTGTCCCGACTGCCGGGACTGCGCTGTCTGATGCTCACCTCCTTCACGTCCGACGAGGCCACGCTCGACGCAATCCTCGCCGGCGCCAGTGGTTTCGTCATCAAAGACATCAAAGGCATGGAACTCACCCATGCGATCAAAGAAGTCGCGGCTGGACACTCCCTTCTGGACAACCGCGCCGCAGCCGCCTTGATGAGGAGACTTCGCGAAACAGCATCACACTCCGACCCTCTGACCGGTCTGAGCGCTCAGGAGCGAATGTTGCTGGAACTGCTGGGCGAAGGACTGACCAACAAGCAGATCGCCGAACGCATGTTCCTGGCGGAACGAACCGTCAAGAACTACGTGTCACGCCTGCTGGCAAAACTCGGGATGGAGCGCCGCACGCAGGCGGCCGTGTTCATCTCCAAGCTGGACCACGGCCGCCACCACGACGAGGAATACTGA
- a CDS encoding Acg family FMN-binding oxidoreductase: MRDAQPSVDVIGDALRLACRAPSLHNSQPWLWTADDKTLHLFVDKQRILYSADHMGREAVIGCGAMLDHFCVAMAADGWVPQVARLPDPGNPLHLASIEFPEIRLFPREHRRRRAAAISRRRTDRLPFAGPPDWPALEAQLRKSIAFDAVRFDVVPDHARSELAYASRLTESLRLYDSSYHAELHWWTGPFESIEGIPHSALVSASESERVGVDRRFPNARTGDRCAGRGHDQAKVVVLSTRENDRTSILNCGEALSAVLLDATVAGMATCTLTHITELTTSRDIVARLIGRKATPQVLIRVGLATHDVAPPATPRRPLEEFFTGRSHGDSLSRR; this comes from the coding sequence ATGAGAGATGCTCAACCATCAGTCGACGTGATCGGTGACGCACTGCGGTTGGCGTGCCGAGCGCCGTCGCTGCACAACAGTCAACCATGGCTGTGGACCGCAGACGACAAGACTCTTCACCTGTTCGTCGACAAACAGCGCATCCTCTACTCCGCGGACCACATGGGCCGGGAGGCCGTGATCGGCTGTGGCGCGATGCTCGATCATTTCTGCGTCGCGATGGCTGCCGACGGCTGGGTGCCCCAGGTCGCCAGGCTGCCTGATCCCGGCAATCCGCTGCACCTCGCGTCGATCGAATTCCCCGAGATCCGGCTGTTCCCGCGAGAGCACCGCCGCCGACGTGCCGCCGCGATCAGCCGCCGCCGCACCGACCGCCTGCCGTTTGCCGGACCTCCCGACTGGCCCGCATTGGAAGCGCAGCTGCGCAAGTCGATCGCCTTCGACGCCGTGCGGTTCGATGTCGTGCCCGATCACGCGCGATCCGAGCTGGCGTATGCCTCACGGCTCACCGAGTCCCTTCGCCTGTACGATTCGTCCTACCACGCTGAATTACACTGGTGGACAGGACCATTCGAGTCCATCGAGGGAATACCGCACAGCGCTCTGGTGTCGGCCTCCGAATCGGAGCGGGTCGGTGTCGACAGACGCTTCCCCAACGCGCGCACCGGTGACAGGTGCGCCGGACGGGGCCACGATCAGGCAAAGGTTGTGGTATTGTCCACGCGCGAGAACGACCGCACGAGCATCCTGAACTGTGGCGAAGCGCTCTCCGCGGTGTTACTGGACGCCACGGTCGCGGGAATGGCGACGTGCACGTTGACCCACATCACCGAGTTGACCACGAGCAGAGACATCGTGGCTCGTCTGATCGGCCGGAAAGCCACTCCCCAGGTCTTGATCCGCGTCGGCCTCGCCACACACGACGTCGCTCCGCCCGCCACCCCGCGACGTCCTCTCGAAGAATTCTTCACAGGGAGATCCCATGGTGACAGTCTTTCTCGTCGATGA
- the pdhA gene encoding pyruvate dehydrogenase (acetyl-transferring) E1 component subunit alpha, whose translation MVRVRLMEEKCAELYGESKIRGFLHLYVGQEAVAAGALAALSEDDAVVATYREHAHALLHGVPMTAIMAEMFGKQEGCSRGRGGSMHLFDAARRFYGGNAIVAAGLPLAVGLALGDAMQGNRRVTACFFGDGAVAEGAFHESLNLAALWKLPVLFCCENNFYAMGTALERAQSQTDLTIKAASYNVPSAAVDGMDVVACHRAGTLAVKHIRATGGPYFLEFRTYRFRAHSMFDPELYRDKSEVEHWRKRDPIPAFTASCVRDETLTDQDLETIRTAAAAEVDDAVAYAEAGTWEAVEDLGRDVLTPRALP comes from the coding sequence ATGGTCCGCGTGCGGCTGATGGAGGAGAAATGCGCGGAACTCTACGGTGAATCGAAGATCAGGGGGTTTCTCCATCTCTACGTCGGTCAGGAGGCCGTGGCCGCGGGAGCGCTCGCAGCGTTGTCAGAAGACGACGCGGTCGTGGCGACCTACCGCGAACATGCGCATGCGTTGCTGCACGGCGTCCCGATGACGGCGATCATGGCCGAGATGTTCGGCAAGCAGGAAGGCTGCTCACGCGGACGCGGTGGTTCGATGCACCTGTTCGACGCCGCGCGACGGTTCTACGGCGGGAACGCCATCGTCGCCGCGGGACTCCCCTTGGCGGTGGGCTTGGCGTTGGGCGATGCCATGCAGGGCAACCGTCGCGTCACCGCATGTTTCTTCGGCGACGGAGCCGTCGCCGAAGGAGCTTTTCACGAATCCCTGAATCTGGCGGCGCTGTGGAAGCTTCCCGTGCTGTTCTGTTGCGAGAACAACTTCTACGCCATGGGTACCGCCCTCGAACGGGCCCAGTCCCAGACCGACCTCACAATCAAGGCCGCCTCGTACAACGTGCCGAGTGCGGCGGTCGACGGCATGGACGTCGTCGCGTGTCACCGCGCGGGAACGCTTGCGGTCAAACATATCCGCGCGACCGGCGGCCCGTACTTCCTGGAGTTCCGCACCTACCGCTTCCGGGCGCACTCCATGTTCGATCCCGAGCTGTACCGAGACAAGTCAGAGGTCGAGCACTGGCGAAAGCGCGATCCGATCCCGGCTTTCACGGCATCATGTGTTCGGGACGAAACGCTCACCGATCAGGATCTCGAGACAATCAGAACCGCCGCCGCGGCGGAGGTCGACGACGCGGTGGCCTATGCCGAGGCCGGCACCTGGGAGGCGGTCGAAGATCTCGGACGCGACGTTCTCACACCGCGGGCCCTACCGTGA
- a CDS encoding Rv1733c family protein — translation METFTLGIGEWLGSVVWSRNPLVRRRDRIEGALRLAAVVVCVLAVPPTASIGTSVYHDREQAYAVQAQDARQVTAVATERGSVAGTEGHGESFLARAAWAVDGHEHRGRLEWADLPQVGDRQEIWVDHSGNVIDPPRGKGRAVGDAVLTALWAWIFVVAGVSGGLILLHRRFDQARYAEWEREFEIITEKREWGKQ, via the coding sequence ATGGAAACTTTCACCTTGGGTATCGGTGAGTGGTTGGGGTCCGTGGTGTGGAGCCGAAATCCACTGGTGCGCCGCCGTGATCGAATCGAAGGAGCGTTGCGGCTCGCGGCAGTTGTGGTGTGTGTTCTGGCGGTACCACCGACGGCGTCGATCGGGACCTCGGTCTATCACGATCGTGAACAGGCTTACGCCGTCCAGGCCCAGGATGCGCGCCAGGTGACTGCCGTCGCGACCGAACGAGGCTCTGTCGCAGGCACAGAGGGGCACGGCGAGTCGTTCCTGGCGAGGGCGGCCTGGGCCGTCGACGGACACGAGCATCGCGGTCGCCTCGAATGGGCCGATCTCCCGCAAGTCGGCGACCGGCAGGAGATCTGGGTCGACCACTCCGGCAATGTCATCGACCCGCCGCGTGGGAAGGGTCGCGCTGTCGGCGATGCGGTCCTCACTGCGCTGTGGGCATGGATTTTCGTCGTCGCCGGAGTCAGCGGCGGGCTGATCTTGCTGCACAGGAGGTTCGATCAGGCTCGTTATGCCGAATGGGAACGTGAATTCGAGATCATCACCGAAAAGCGAGAGTGGGGAAAGCAATGA
- a CDS encoding universal stress protein: MMSSVGTRGVLVGVDGSEPSTSAVEWAAHEAVLHKVPLRIVHVMQWPPGSATWSEIPAPPTLADQLKRNGEQVLEDAGKVAEDVVAGAVDIQVDDIVVAGNVVAALTDLSESSRLLVVGCRGLGPIGRRLLGSVTAGLIRHARCPVAVIHDESKGSAIATTAPVVVGVDGSPASEEALEFAFDEASRRGAPLLAVHAWSDAGVAGYPGVRWDDLRVQAEECLSERLAGWQERYPDVHVRREVVLDRPDRRLLKRSEIAQLTVVGSHGRGGFVGLLLGSVSTSVAEAAERPVVVVRG, translated from the coding sequence ATGATGTCTTCAGTCGGCACACGTGGCGTTCTGGTCGGCGTGGATGGTTCAGAACCGTCGACCTCGGCAGTGGAGTGGGCGGCGCACGAGGCCGTGCTGCACAAGGTTCCCCTGCGGATCGTGCATGTCATGCAGTGGCCGCCCGGTAGCGCGACATGGTCGGAGATCCCCGCACCGCCAACATTGGCCGATCAGCTCAAACGCAACGGCGAGCAGGTGCTCGAAGATGCCGGCAAGGTCGCCGAAGACGTGGTCGCCGGAGCTGTCGATATCCAGGTCGACGACATCGTGGTGGCCGGCAATGTCGTTGCCGCACTGACGGACCTGTCCGAGTCCTCGCGACTCCTCGTCGTCGGCTGCCGGGGGTTGGGACCCATCGGCCGAAGACTGTTGGGTTCTGTCACTGCGGGTCTCATCCGGCATGCGCGCTGCCCGGTCGCGGTGATCCACGACGAGTCGAAGGGCTCAGCCATCGCGACCACGGCACCGGTTGTCGTGGGTGTCGACGGTTCACCGGCCTCGGAGGAAGCGCTGGAGTTCGCATTCGACGAAGCCTCTCGACGAGGCGCGCCGCTCTTGGCGGTGCACGCGTGGAGCGATGCCGGCGTGGCCGGCTACCCGGGTGTGCGGTGGGATGATCTGCGAGTGCAGGCCGAGGAGTGCTTGTCTGAGCGGCTCGCGGGATGGCAGGAACGGTATCCCGATGTCCACGTACGACGTGAGGTCGTCCTCGACCGTCCCGACCGTAGGTTGTTGAAACGCTCGGAGATTGCGCAGTTGACCGTTGTCGGCAGCCACGGTCGCGGTGGATTCGTCGGACTGCTGCTCGGGTCGGTGAGTACCAGCGTGGCAGAGGCTGCTGAGCGTCCGGTTGTGGTGGTCCGTGGCTGA
- a CDS encoding dsRBD fold-containing protein: MTERDESIRKDSTVEIVIDEHEGRTRVQATLRWRGQAFIGTGLARCNPADQEVAEIGDELALARALADLAARLKSRAVHDIEESTHQPVTVLR, translated from the coding sequence ATGACCGAACGTGACGAGAGCATCCGAAAGGACTCGACGGTCGAGATCGTGATCGACGAGCACGAGGGTCGCACACGTGTCCAGGCAACCCTGCGGTGGCGTGGGCAGGCGTTCATCGGTACGGGCCTGGCACGGTGCAACCCGGCGGACCAGGAGGTCGCCGAGATCGGCGACGAACTCGCTCTGGCGCGTGCGCTGGCCGACCTGGCCGCGCGTCTGAAGTCCAGAGCGGTGCACGACATCGAAGAATCCACCCATCAGCCGGTCACCGTGTTGCGATGA
- a CDS encoding AAA family ATPase, with amino-acid sequence MEDEPETAIAQRDKLFAFGNLDAQIHETHTGLVALIGDLAYKAKKPIRTDFLDFSTAEQRETACRREVELNSRLAPNSYLGVAHLVGPGNRPDEPVVVMRRYRDADRLSTLVKREAEVDDQLDVIAEILARFHRDAARGAVIDDQARAVSVWARWDENLTELARMSLVLTEQLSEVRRLASQYLSGRSELFTDRIADGRIVDGHADLLADDIFYTPGGPAILDCLEFDDTLRYVDGVDDAAFLAMDLEFLGSPRLSAFFVDRYRQHAHDTAPQSLVDFYVAYRAVVRAKVDCIRVTQGRREAVTDACRHIDVALDHLRAATVQLVIVGGGPGTGKTTVSRALAEKLGAVVISTDDVRRDLHASGAIGGVAGELDTGLYAPKNVAAVYDEVLARARHALTHGRSVILDGTWRDIGRRQRAHRIAFETAVPVVEFTCSLPVVTAGERIASRSGTTSDATPEIAAALAEQGAAVVHGHPIDTSRPLHESVTEAQRVCSLAI; translated from the coding sequence ATGGAGGACGAGCCGGAGACGGCAATTGCGCAGCGTGACAAACTATTTGCATTCGGAAATCTCGATGCGCAGATCCATGAGACGCACACGGGACTCGTGGCGCTGATCGGTGACCTGGCGTACAAGGCCAAAAAGCCGATCAGGACGGATTTTCTGGACTTCAGCACAGCGGAGCAGCGAGAAACGGCATGTCGTCGAGAGGTCGAACTCAACAGCCGCCTGGCACCGAACAGCTATCTCGGTGTGGCACATCTTGTCGGGCCGGGGAATCGCCCTGACGAACCCGTGGTGGTGATGCGCCGCTACCGTGATGCCGACAGGCTGTCGACCTTGGTCAAGCGCGAGGCCGAGGTCGATGACCAACTCGACGTGATCGCCGAGATACTTGCGCGCTTTCATCGCGACGCCGCACGCGGCGCAGTCATCGATGATCAGGCACGCGCGGTTTCGGTGTGGGCGCGGTGGGACGAAAACCTGACCGAGCTTGCCCGCATGTCGCTTGTTCTGACGGAGCAGTTGAGCGAAGTACGCCGGCTGGCTTCGCAGTATTTGTCCGGCCGCTCCGAGTTGTTCACCGACCGCATCGCGGACGGCCGCATCGTCGACGGACATGCCGATCTGCTCGCAGACGACATCTTCTACACACCGGGGGGACCGGCCATTCTCGACTGTCTGGAGTTCGACGACACGCTGCGTTATGTCGACGGCGTCGATGACGCCGCTTTTCTGGCGATGGATCTGGAGTTTCTCGGCTCGCCGAGACTCAGCGCATTCTTCGTCGACCGCTACCGGCAACACGCGCATGACACCGCTCCGCAGTCTCTGGTGGATTTCTACGTGGCCTACCGCGCGGTGGTCCGTGCCAAGGTCGATTGCATACGTGTCACACAAGGGCGGCGGGAGGCGGTGACTGATGCGTGCCGCCACATCGACGTCGCCCTTGATCACCTGCGCGCGGCCACAGTTCAGCTGGTCATCGTCGGTGGAGGTCCTGGCACCGGCAAGACGACTGTTTCACGGGCCCTCGCCGAAAAACTGGGCGCCGTGGTGATCTCAACCGACGATGTCCGTCGGGATCTGCACGCAAGTGGTGCGATCGGCGGTGTGGCAGGAGAGCTCGACACTGGCCTCTACGCTCCGAAAAACGTTGCGGCGGTTTACGACGAGGTGCTCGCGCGGGCACGTCACGCGCTCACGCACGGCCGGTCGGTGATCCTGGACGGGACGTGGCGCGACATCGGCCGGCGCCAGCGCGCCCACCGCATCGCATTTGAAACCGCTGTTCCGGTGGTCGAGTTCACCTGCTCGCTGCCGGTGGTGACGGCCGGTGAGCGCATCGCATCGAGATCGGGAACCACGTCAGACGCGACCCCGGAGATCGCCGCAGCCCTCGCAGAACAGGGCGCAGCCGTCGTCCACGGACATCCGATCGACACGAGTCGACCGCTGCACGAGTCGGTGACAGAAGCGCAGCGGGTCTGCAGTCTGGCGATCTAG
- a CDS encoding 1-phosphofructokinase family hexose kinase, with amino-acid sequence MSSGGDGSKRRMGRPNIVTLTINPALDITTCADQVRHTDKIRCGATRYDPGGGGINVARVAHVLDGPVVAVFTSGGPTGAMVADLVRREGVAYRPVEISGVTRESFTINEGCTGKQFRFVLPGPHLTLPEQAQCVENLRRHAMSAEFVVASGSLPPGVDPQFYQQIADVCREFGVPLLLDTSGGGLSHIESGIFVLKLSLRELRECTGRELTTEREQVAAARELIERGVTDAVIVSLGADGALMVTARQSQRFKAVPVASGSGVGAGDAMVAAITVGLSRGWPLSKSVRYGIAAGAAMLLTPGTAVCERAEVERLFALTAEPEDLTLGW; translated from the coding sequence ATGTCGAGTGGGGGAGACGGCAGCAAGCGCCGAATGGGCAGACCGAACATCGTGACGTTGACGATCAATCCGGCGCTGGACATCACGACCTGTGCCGACCAGGTTCGCCACACGGACAAGATCCGTTGTGGTGCAACCCGGTACGATCCAGGCGGCGGCGGGATAAACGTGGCCCGCGTCGCGCACGTCCTGGACGGACCAGTCGTTGCCGTGTTCACATCTGGCGGGCCCACCGGTGCGATGGTGGCCGACCTGGTGCGACGCGAAGGTGTGGCGTACCGACCTGTCGAAATCTCAGGGGTGACGCGTGAGAGCTTCACCATCAATGAGGGTTGCACGGGCAAGCAGTTCCGATTCGTTTTGCCGGGCCCGCATCTGACCTTGCCTGAACAGGCACAATGCGTGGAAAATCTGCGTCGTCACGCCATGTCGGCGGAGTTCGTGGTCGCCAGTGGCAGTCTGCCACCGGGTGTGGATCCCCAGTTCTATCAGCAGATTGCCGATGTCTGTCGCGAATTCGGGGTACCGCTCCTCCTCGACACCTCGGGCGGGGGACTGTCGCACATCGAATCGGGAATCTTCGTGCTGAAGCTCAGTTTGCGTGAGTTGCGCGAATGCACCGGCAGGGAACTGACCACCGAGCGTGAGCAGGTCGCCGCGGCCAGGGAACTCATCGAGCGTGGCGTGACGGATGCGGTCATCGTGTCGTTGGGGGCCGACGGAGCACTCATGGTGACGGCGCGTCAGAGCCAACGGTTCAAGGCCGTGCCGGTCGCATCGGGTAGCGGGGTCGGGGCAGGGGATGCGATGGTCGCGGCCATCACGGTCGGCCTGAGCCGCGGATGGCCGCTGTCCAAGTCGGTGCGTTACGGCATCGCGGCCGGCGCGGCGATGCTGCTGACCCCGGGTACCGCGGTGTGCGAACGCGCGGAGGTGGAGCGGTTGTTCGCGTTGACGGCCGAGCCCGAGGACCTCACCTTGGGGTGGTGA